A DNA window from Phoenix dactylifera cultivar Barhee BC4 chromosome 13, palm_55x_up_171113_PBpolish2nd_filt_p, whole genome shotgun sequence contains the following coding sequences:
- the LOC103707927 gene encoding pathogenesis-related protein 1-like has product MSPPCWNLEVESQAPAPRLFKAVLDWHNLAAKLLPDIVASAAGVHGDGSVGSVRQINFTSAMPFSYVKERLDFVDFDKFECKHSLVEGGDLGKKIESASTHFKFEKSSKGGCVCKVVTTYKPLPGVDNKDEIAKGKEAVIGTIKAAEAYLLANPGAYA; this is encoded by the exons ATGAGTCCCCCATGTTGGAACCTCGAGGTCGAGTCCCAAGCGCCCGCTCCAAGGTTGTTCAAGGCGGTCCTCGACTGGCACAACCTGGCCGCTAAGCTCTTGCCTGACATCGTCGCAAGTGCCGCTGGTGTCCATGGTGATGGTAGTGTTGGGAGTGTCAGACAGATCAACTTCACCTCAG CCATGCCATTTAGCTATGTAAAGGAGCGCCTGGACTTTGTGGACTTCGACAAGTTTGAGTGCAAGCACAGCCTTGTCGAAGGCGGCGATCTCGGGAAGAAGATCGAGTCGGCCTCAACCCATTTCAAGTTCGAGAAATCCAGCAAGGGAGGGTGCGTGTGCAAGGTGGTGACAACCTATAAGCCATTACCAGGAGTTGACAACAAGGATGAGATTGCCAAGGGAAAGGAAGCAGTGATCGGGACTATCAAGGCTGCAGAGGCCTACCTCCTGGCCAACCCTGGTGCCTATGCTTGA
- the LOC113462772 gene encoding uncharacterized protein LOC113462772: MEASMAEYIIQQYIATSGGEQALNSVSSMYTMGKVRMTATEFRAGNGNNASHANKKASKGGGGGEMGGFVLWQKKPDLWCLELVVAGCKISAGSDGKVAWRQTAWLRLCASANPSGKLATGFSRDSADCRHNWV; the protein is encoded by the exons ATG GAAGCATCAATGGCAGAATACATAATACAACAATACATCGCGACGTCAGGCGGCGAGCAAGCATTAAACTCGGTGAGTAGTATGTACACCATGGGGAAGGTAAGGATGACGGCGACGGAATTCCGAGCAGGCAATGGCAATAACGCCAGCCATGCCAACAAGAAGGCGAGCAAGGGTGGTGGTGGAGGGGAGATGGGAGGGTTCGTGCTGTGGCAGAAGAAGCCGGACTTGTGGTGTCTTGAACTGGTGGTGGCCGGATGCAAGATCAGCGCTGGGAGTGACGGCAAGGTGGCATGGAGGCAGACAGCATGGCTTCGCCTCTGTGCCTCTGCAAATCCCTCGGGCAAGTTGGCAACTGGGTTTAGCCGCGATTCGGCAGACTGCAGACACAACTGGGTTTAG